The following coding sequences lie in one Acidimicrobiales bacterium genomic window:
- the hflX gene encoding GTPase HflX, which produces MADPTDDLDPFPNGVVDPDDGETHRGAFGEFGGEATGLIDRAFRERIVLAGVTLERADPEATDASMDELARLVDTAGADPVARVLQRREAPDRATYVGRGKAQEILTVSEAVDADTVVFDNDLTPAQQGNLEAILKRTALDRTAVILDIFAQNASSPEGKAQVELAQLRYRLPRLRHSGRIFSQQAGGIGTRGPGETQLEVDRRRLMRRVTRLESDLGRIRKNRSTQSKARHRTSNRAVAIVGYTNAGKSTLLNRLTDAGILVEDRLFATLDATTRRLQLPGGEAVFLSDTVGFIRKLPHQLVEAFKSTLDVVVDADLLVHVVDASDPDPEGCIAAVRSVLDEIGAERVPEMYAFNKADLAPESASRLVDREPGSVAVSAATGDGLDDLLAAVGRQLRRHTVVAELSVPYDRGDILAMAHREGEVLDVEEEAEGWTIRVRVDDGSAGRLAGYRTNTENDEEAGR; this is translated from the coding sequence ATGGCTGATCCCACCGACGACCTCGACCCGTTCCCCAACGGGGTGGTCGACCCGGACGACGGAGAGACCCACCGGGGTGCGTTCGGGGAGTTCGGCGGCGAGGCCACGGGCCTCATCGACCGGGCCTTTCGGGAGCGGATCGTCTTGGCCGGTGTCACCCTTGAGCGGGCCGATCCTGAGGCCACCGACGCCTCCATGGACGAGCTGGCTCGCCTGGTGGACACTGCCGGGGCCGACCCGGTGGCCCGTGTACTCCAGCGGCGTGAGGCTCCCGACCGGGCCACCTACGTCGGTCGGGGCAAAGCCCAGGAGATCCTGACGGTGTCAGAGGCCGTGGACGCCGACACCGTGGTCTTTGACAACGACCTCACCCCGGCACAGCAGGGAAACCTCGAGGCGATCCTGAAGCGAACGGCGTTGGATCGCACGGCGGTGATCCTTGACATCTTCGCCCAGAACGCCAGCAGCCCGGAGGGCAAGGCCCAGGTCGAGCTGGCTCAACTTCGGTACCGGCTCCCCCGGCTCCGCCACTCGGGGCGTATTTTCAGCCAGCAAGCCGGCGGCATCGGGACCCGGGGACCCGGGGAGACGCAGTTGGAGGTGGATCGTCGTCGGCTCATGCGCCGAGTCACCCGTCTGGAGTCCGACCTCGGACGTATCCGCAAGAACCGGTCGACCCAGTCCAAGGCCCGTCACCGGACTAGTAACCGGGCGGTTGCCATCGTTGGCTACACCAATGCCGGGAAGTCCACGCTCCTGAACCGCCTGACCGATGCCGGGATCCTGGTCGAGGACCGGCTGTTCGCCACGCTCGACGCCACGACGAGGCGACTCCAGCTCCCTGGCGGTGAGGCGGTGTTCCTCAGCGACACGGTCGGCTTCATACGCAAGCTGCCTCACCAACTGGTCGAGGCCTTCAAGTCGACGCTCGACGTGGTGGTCGACGCCGACCTCCTGGTCCACGTTGTAGACGCCTCGGATCCTGACCCCGAGGGTTGCATTGCCGCTGTCCGGTCCGTGCTGGACGAGATCGGTGCTGAGCGCGTACCCGAGATGTACGCCTTCAATAAGGCGGACCTGGCTCCCGAGTCGGCCTCCCGTCTCGTAGACCGGGAACCGGGGTCGGTGGCCGTTTCGGCAGCCACCGGCGACGGCCTCGACGACCTGCTGGCTGCCGTGGGCCGTCAGCTCCGACGCCACACCGTCGTGGCTGAACTCTCGGTGCCCTACGACCGGGGCGACATCCTGGCCATGGCTCACCGGGAGGGCGAGGTCCTTGACGTCGAGGAGGAGGCCGAAGGCTGGACCATCCGGGTCCGAGTCGACGATGGCTCAGCGGGCCGCCTGGCCGGGTACCGGACCAACACAGAAAACGACGAGGAGGCCGGTCGGTGA
- the lexA gene encoding transcriptional repressor LexA, whose amino-acid sequence MTETGLSKRQQQILEFIDAETRQRGYPPSVREIGTAVGLTSPSTVHSHLTTLQDRGFLHRDPSKPRAIEVRFDPVSGAPVERAPICHVPLVGDVAAGVDVLAHENVEGSLPLPAEFTGDGELFMLRVRGDSMIEAGILDGDHVVVRSQPTADQGDLVVAGIPGGEGTVKHFRTEGETVVLVPANPAFSEQRYPADEVTVFGKVVTVLRRI is encoded by the coding sequence ATGACCGAGACAGGGCTCAGCAAGCGACAGCAGCAGATCCTTGAGTTCATCGACGCCGAGACCCGCCAGCGCGGCTATCCACCGTCGGTCCGCGAGATCGGCACGGCGGTCGGCCTCACCTCCCCGTCGACCGTCCACTCTCACCTGACCACCCTCCAGGACCGCGGCTTCCTCCACCGTGACCCCAGCAAGCCCCGAGCCATCGAGGTGCGGTTCGATCCGGTCAGCGGTGCGCCGGTGGAGCGTGCTCCGATCTGTCACGTTCCTTTGGTCGGCGACGTGGCGGCCGGAGTTGACGTCCTGGCCCACGAGAATGTCGAAGGGTCCCTCCCCCTCCCCGCCGAGTTCACCGGCGATGGGGAGCTGTTCATGCTCCGGGTCCGGGGCGACTCGATGATCGAGGCGGGCATCCTGGATGGCGACCACGTGGTTGTGCGCTCTCAGCCCACCGCCGACCAGGGCGACCTGGTGGTGGCGGGTATCCCGGGCGGCGAAGGCACCGTGAAGCACTTCCGAACCGAGGGCGAGACCGTGGTCCTGGTCCCGGCCAACCCGGCCTTCTCCGAACAGCGCTACCCAGCCGACGAGGTCACGGTCTTCGGAAAGGTCGTGACCGTCCTACGTCGGATCTGA
- a CDS encoding thymidine kinase yields the protein MAVLRFSFGTMGSGKSTLALQIHHNLKQRGLQGILCSQLDRSGGKVSSALGVSADAVEVGPKLDLFEMALAVASRRGSLDYLVCDEAQFYRPEQIGQLARIVDELGADVFAFGLLTTFQGELFEGTRRLLELADERVEVQVEARCWCGSRATHNARLVDGVQVYDGKLFVIDDPNDERVTYELRCRRHWLSGQSGPVAGQGEAPERSGSETEPARQVV from the coding sequence ATGGCCGTGTTGCGGTTCTCCTTCGGGACGATGGGCTCCGGCAAGAGCACCCTGGCTCTCCAGATCCACCACAACCTGAAGCAGCGCGGCCTGCAAGGGATCCTCTGCAGCCAACTAGACCGTTCGGGTGGCAAGGTCTCCAGTGCCTTAGGGGTCTCGGCCGACGCTGTGGAGGTCGGACCCAAGTTGGACCTGTTCGAGATGGCCCTGGCCGTGGCATCCCGCCGGGGCAGCCTCGACTACCTGGTTTGCGACGAGGCCCAGTTCTACCGTCCCGAACAGATTGGCCAACTGGCCCGCATCGTCGACGAGTTAGGGGCCGACGTGTTCGCCTTTGGTCTGCTGACCACCTTCCAAGGTGAGCTATTCGAGGGCACCAGGCGGCTGCTGGAATTGGCCGACGAGCGGGTCGAGGTCCAGGTTGAGGCCCGCTGCTGGTGCGGGTCGCGGGCCACTCACAACGCCCGTCTGGTGGACGGCGTGCAGGTCTACGACGGCAAACTGTTCGTTATCGACGACCCGAATGACGAACGGGTGACCTACGAGTTGCGTTGCCGGCGCCACTGGCTGTCCGGCCAATCTGGTCCAGTGGCCGGCCAGGGAGAGGCCCCGGAACGGTCCGGGTCAGAGACCGAGCCGGCTCGTCAGGTGGTTTGA
- the dapE gene encoding succinyl-diaminopimelate desuccinylase, with the protein MTDLLALTAELVDIPSVSFDEADLVARLEAELRAVPGLGVDRIGDNLVARTDLGRDHRLILAGHTDTVPGDTTGSRLDGDTLWGLGAADMKGGLAVMLELARTMSEPAIDVTWVLYAREEVAIAHNGLRELFAEAPDLLDGDVAILGEPTGGAVEAGCQGTMRFEVTLAGTRAHTARPWMGRNAVHRLGGLLDALNGYEHREPVVDGCRYREALQAVHVEGGVAGNVVPDRAMVRINHRYAPDRTGDEAEAHVRGFLAPHLEEGDEVDLVDHSLAAAPGLSHPLLRAVVERNGLKVGAKLGWTDVAFFSERGVPAVNLGPGESTLAHTADERVERSSLESCYAVLRDLMENGI; encoded by the coding sequence GTGACCGACCTGCTGGCCCTGACTGCCGAGCTGGTCGACATTCCGTCGGTCAGTTTCGACGAGGCCGACCTCGTGGCTCGTCTGGAGGCCGAACTAAGGGCCGTACCAGGGCTCGGCGTTGACCGTATCGGCGACAACCTGGTGGCCCGGACCGACCTGGGTCGTGACCACCGCCTCATCCTGGCCGGTCACACCGACACCGTTCCCGGCGACACCACGGGGTCCCGCCTGGACGGTGACACCCTCTGGGGTTTGGGGGCCGCCGACATGAAGGGCGGCCTGGCCGTGATGCTGGAGTTGGCCCGGACCATGTCGGAACCGGCGATTGACGTGACGTGGGTGTTATACGCCCGCGAGGAAGTGGCCATCGCCCACAACGGCCTTCGGGAGTTGTTCGCCGAGGCTCCGGACCTGCTGGACGGTGATGTGGCCATCCTCGGAGAGCCGACCGGTGGAGCCGTCGAAGCGGGCTGCCAGGGGACGATGCGCTTTGAGGTGACCCTGGCCGGCACCCGGGCCCACACGGCCCGGCCTTGGATGGGACGCAACGCCGTCCACCGCCTAGGAGGGCTGCTGGACGCCCTGAACGGCTACGAGCACCGGGAGCCCGTAGTGGACGGCTGCCGGTACCGGGAGGCCCTCCAGGCCGTGCACGTCGAGGGCGGGGTGGCCGGCAACGTAGTGCCTGACCGGGCCATGGTGCGGATCAACCACCGTTACGCGCCGGACCGGACCGGCGACGAGGCCGAAGCCCACGTGCGGGGGTTCCTGGCCCCGCACCTGGAAGAGGGCGACGAGGTGGATTTGGTGGACCACTCGCTGGCCGCCGCCCCGGGGCTGTCTCATCCCCTCCTACGGGCCGTCGTGGAACGGAACGGCCTGAAGGTAGGGGCCAAGCTGGGTTGGACCGACGTGGCGTTCTTTTCCGAGCGGGGAGTACCGGCGGTCAACCTCGGTCCGGGAGAGTCGACACTGGCCCACACCGCGGACGAGCGGGTGGAGCGGTCGTCGTTGGAGTCCTGCTACGCCGTCCTGAGGGACCTGATGGAGAACGGGATCTGA
- a CDS encoding LysM peptidoglycan-binding domain-containing protein: protein MDTMTLDTRALQLPLDFSDGAGPASPYRPSPAPSALRRLVADVLSAEPAAVAARREATPVRPTATSLTVYRRRRLLVAVTLGLLASALSLLGGELVARVTGTPGSAVVEAAGEPVVYVVQPGDTLWSIAERITPDDRDIRHTVDRLAASTGGAMLQPGQRVVLPSS from the coding sequence ATGGACACGATGACCCTCGACACCCGAGCCCTCCAGCTTCCGCTCGATTTCTCTGACGGTGCCGGGCCCGCTTCGCCATACCGGCCCTCTCCGGCCCCGTCGGCCCTACGGCGCCTGGTAGCCGACGTCCTATCGGCCGAACCGGCTGCAGTTGCCGCCCGGCGCGAGGCGACCCCGGTCCGCCCGACGGCTACCAGCCTGACCGTCTACCGCCGCCGCCGCCTGCTGGTTGCCGTGACCCTCGGCCTCCTAGCCTCCGCTCTCTCCCTCCTAGGCGGCGAGCTGGTCGCCCGGGTCACCGGCACGCCCGGATCGGCCGTCGTCGAGGCGGCAGGCGAGCCCGTGGTTTATGTGGTCCAGCCGGGTGACACGCTGTGGTCCATCGCCGAGCGGATCACCCCGGACGACCGCGACATCCGCCACACCGTGGACCGCCTGGCCGCGTCCACCGGTGGGGCGATGCTCCAGCCGGGACAGCGGGTCGTCCTGCCCTCCAGCTAA
- a CDS encoding 2,3,4,5-tetrahydropyridine-2,6-dicarboxylate N-succinyltransferase — MSDLQTQIEELWAGSADLSVDDAGANAAIHAAIDLLDTGQARVAEPDGSGGVVVHEWLKLAILLLFRQSQMTTIEMGPFEFTDKIPLKTGWAERRVRVVPGAQARWGSYQGPGVVMMPSYTNIGAYVGDNTMVDTWATVGSCAQIGQNVHLSGGVGIGGVLEPPNAVPVVIGDDCLIGSRCIVAEGARVGNGAVLGAGAVLTGSIPVIDAETGEEISRGVVPDWCVAVQATRPKVFEGGEYGLPCVLVLKRLDPGERHDKSTLNDVLRRHGVTT; from the coding sequence ATGTCCGACCTCCAGACACAGATCGAAGAGCTGTGGGCCGGGAGCGCTGACCTGTCGGTCGACGACGCCGGGGCCAACGCGGCCATCCACGCCGCCATCGACCTGTTGGACACCGGGCAGGCTCGGGTGGCAGAGCCCGACGGTTCCGGGGGGGTGGTGGTCCACGAGTGGCTGAAGCTGGCCATCCTCCTGTTGTTCCGCCAGTCCCAGATGACCACCATCGAGATGGGCCCCTTTGAGTTCACCGACAAGATCCCCCTCAAGACGGGCTGGGCGGAGCGCCGGGTACGGGTGGTGCCCGGCGCTCAAGCCAGATGGGGCAGCTACCAGGGTCCCGGCGTCGTGATGATGCCCAGCTACACGAACATCGGCGCCTATGTGGGCGATAACACCATGGTCGACACATGGGCCACCGTCGGGTCCTGCGCCCAGATCGGACAAAACGTCCATCTCTCGGGTGGGGTGGGCATCGGCGGCGTGCTGGAGCCGCCCAATGCCGTGCCGGTGGTGATCGGCGACGACTGCCTGATCGGCAGCCGATGCATCGTGGCCGAGGGGGCCCGGGTGGGCAACGGAGCGGTGCTGGGGGCCGGGGCGGTCCTCACCGGTTCCATCCCAGTGATCGACGCCGAGACCGGCGAGGAGATCTCCCGAGGTGTTGTACCCGACTGGTGTGTGGCCGTGCAGGCCACCCGGCCGAAGGTCTTCGAGGGCGGAGAGTACGGACTGCCGTGCGTCCTCGTGCTCAAGCGCCTGGACCCCGGCGAGCGCCACGACAAGTCGACCCTCAACGACGTGCTGCGTCGTCACGGCGTCACCACCTGA
- a CDS encoding dihydrofolate reductase family protein, with protein MRILHPSDGPEVDPVEAYLGDDRPAPPGRPWVVVNMVASMDGATTVAGRSGGLGGTGDRHVFQALRGLSDMVLVGAGTVRAEGYRPPQDPAGPVASRRAAEGRAPRPRLVVVSGSLDLDPTLPLFAENDPGDPAPLVATVSSSPADRRAALEPLAELVVCGETLVDLTGLLATLNDIGARTVLCEGGPHLNHQLFAAGLVDELCVSISPMLVGGVGLGGRALLDGPSLAVPIRLGLHRVLSEDGFLFCRYLVS; from the coding sequence GTGCGAATCCTCCACCCCAGCGACGGGCCCGAGGTTGACCCGGTCGAGGCTTATCTCGGCGACGACCGGCCGGCTCCCCCGGGTCGTCCGTGGGTGGTCGTCAACATGGTGGCCTCCATGGACGGTGCCACGACGGTGGCCGGTCGGTCGGGCGGCCTCGGCGGAACCGGCGACCGCCACGTCTTTCAGGCGCTCCGTGGGCTGTCCGACATGGTCCTGGTCGGTGCAGGAACCGTGCGAGCTGAGGGCTACCGACCGCCTCAAGACCCCGCCGGTCCGGTGGCTTCCCGACGCGCCGCCGAGGGACGGGCCCCGAGGCCCCGCCTGGTGGTGGTGTCCGGCTCCCTGGACCTTGACCCCACCCTCCCCCTGTTTGCCGAGAACGACCCCGGTGATCCGGCACCCCTGGTGGCTACCGTCTCGAGTTCTCCTGCCGACCGCCGGGCTGCCCTGGAGCCGCTGGCTGAGCTGGTGGTGTGCGGTGAGACGCTGGTGGACTTGACCGGGCTCCTGGCCACCCTCAACGACATCGGAGCGCGGACGGTGCTGTGCGAGGGTGGGCCACACCTCAACCACCAACTGTTCGCTGCAGGCCTGGTAGACGAGCTGTGCGTGTCGATTTCGCCGATGCTGGTCGGTGGCGTGGGCCTCGGGGGCCGGGCCCTGCTGGACGGTCCCAGCCTGGCCGTGCCGATCCGCCTCGGTCTGCACCGGGTGCTGTCTGAGGACGGGTTCCTCTTCTGCCGGTACCTGGTCTCCTAG
- a CDS encoding vitamin B12-dependent ribonucleotide reductase, with the protein MSLASERGILGIRRRFTTPETDPYDQVAWEHRTSRLVDHRDGSVAFEQDDVEVPSSWSLNATNILAQKYFRGPLGSPEREGSLRQVADRVAGAIADWGLRDGYFVDGDEADAFAAELRYLIVTQRAAFNSPVWFNIGVPGVPQQASACFILSVDDEMSSILNWYVEEGTIFKGGSGSGVNLSAIRSSREVLRGGGNASGPVSFMRGADASAGTIKSGGKTRRAAKMVILDADHPDVGDFIWCKAREERKVRVLAEAGFDVGFDGADSHSIMYQNANNSVRVTDEFMQAVESDGDWDLRAVTDSAVIETVRARGLFRQMAQAAWECADPGVQFDTTINRWHTASNSGRITASNPCSEYVHLDDSACNLASLNLLAFLGSTDDETAGIGGFDVDGFCHAVEVMLTAQEILVGNADYPTVAIGETTRAFRQLGLGYANLGALLMALGLPYDSDEGRSVAAAVTSLMTGHAYRTSARLADRMGPFDGYEHNREPMLGVLDMHREAAEMLDDDVAPELVDAGRTAWFEACALAQRVGVRNSQATVLAPTGTIGLLMDCDTTGIEPDLSLVKHKRLVGGGTMSIVNRTVPRALARLGYDDQQATAILAWIDEHQTVVGCPEVRAEHVAVFATSMGDNPIHHMGHIRMMGAVQPFLSGAISKTCNMPEDVTVDDVEELYMESWRLGLKAVAIYRDNCKVAQPLSTGHESTPEPAAAVEDVTAALAEPVRRRLPRRRRSRTLEFRVADCKGFVTVGEYDDGRPGEVFVRVSKQGSTLAGIMDAFAISLSHGLQYGVPLRAFVDAFTGMRFEPAGMTDDPDLRISTSLIDYLFRRLAVEYLTAEERAELNILTTSERTQPTLPGVEESVTETRQGSEVPPDPPTVPSATQFAAHLALGSLGASGADAPMCMQCGVSMQRAGSCYVCADCGATSGCS; encoded by the coding sequence ATGTCGCTGGCATCGGAGCGGGGGATCCTGGGGATCCGCCGCCGCTTCACTACCCCGGAGACCGACCCCTACGACCAGGTGGCGTGGGAACACCGGACCTCTCGCCTGGTTGACCACCGCGACGGCAGCGTGGCCTTCGAACAGGACGACGTCGAAGTGCCGTCCTCCTGGTCGTTAAATGCCACCAACATCCTCGCCCAGAAGTACTTCCGGGGGCCGCTAGGCAGCCCGGAGCGCGAGGGCTCGTTGCGCCAGGTCGCAGACCGAGTGGCCGGAGCGATCGCCGACTGGGGCCTGCGTGACGGCTACTTCGTCGACGGCGACGAGGCCGACGCCTTCGCCGCCGAGCTCCGGTACCTGATCGTGACCCAGCGGGCAGCCTTCAACTCGCCGGTGTGGTTCAACATCGGCGTTCCCGGCGTGCCCCAACAGGCCTCGGCTTGCTTCATCCTCTCCGTGGACGACGAGATGTCATCCATCCTTAACTGGTACGTCGAGGAGGGGACCATCTTCAAGGGCGGTTCCGGTTCTGGCGTCAACCTGAGCGCAATCCGGTCAAGCCGGGAGGTGTTGAGGGGCGGCGGGAATGCCAGCGGGCCGGTGAGCTTCATGAGGGGTGCCGACGCGTCGGCCGGCACCATTAAGAGCGGAGGCAAGACCCGACGGGCGGCCAAGATGGTGATCCTCGACGCCGACCATCCCGACGTCGGGGACTTCATCTGGTGCAAGGCCCGTGAGGAGCGCAAGGTGCGGGTACTGGCCGAGGCCGGCTTCGACGTCGGCTTCGACGGCGCCGACAGCCACTCCATCATGTACCAGAACGCCAACAACTCGGTCCGGGTCACCGACGAGTTCATGCAGGCCGTCGAGTCCGACGGCGACTGGGACCTCCGGGCAGTTACCGACAGCGCGGTAATCGAAACGGTTCGGGCCCGCGGCCTCTTCCGGCAGATGGCCCAGGCGGCATGGGAGTGCGCCGATCCCGGCGTCCAGTTCGATACCACCATCAACCGCTGGCACACCGCGTCCAACTCCGGCCGGATCACGGCCAGCAACCCTTGCTCCGAGTATGTCCACCTCGATGACTCGGCCTGCAATCTGGCCAGCCTGAACCTGCTGGCCTTCCTCGGGTCCACCGACGACGAGACGGCGGGTATCGGAGGTTTCGACGTAGACGGCTTCTGCCACGCGGTCGAGGTGATGCTCACCGCCCAGGAGATCCTGGTCGGTAACGCCGACTACCCGACGGTGGCCATCGGGGAGACCACGCGGGCCTTCCGCCAACTGGGTCTCGGCTATGCCAACCTGGGCGCCCTCCTGATGGCCCTCGGCCTGCCCTACGACAGCGACGAGGGTCGGTCAGTGGCCGCCGCTGTCACCTCCCTGATGACCGGACACGCCTACCGGACTTCGGCCCGGTTGGCCGACCGGATGGGCCCCTTCGACGGCTACGAGCACAACCGGGAACCCATGCTGGGCGTCCTGGACATGCACCGGGAGGCTGCCGAGATGCTGGACGACGACGTGGCACCCGAGCTGGTGGACGCTGGCCGGACGGCGTGGTTCGAGGCCTGTGCCCTTGCTCAACGCGTTGGGGTGAGAAACAGCCAGGCCACGGTCCTGGCCCCCACGGGCACCATCGGCCTGCTCATGGACTGCGACACCACGGGCATCGAACCGGACCTCAGCCTGGTGAAGCACAAGCGCCTGGTCGGGGGCGGCACTATGTCGATCGTCAACCGCACCGTTCCCCGTGCACTGGCCCGGCTGGGCTACGACGACCAACAGGCGACTGCCATCCTGGCCTGGATCGACGAGCACCAGACGGTGGTCGGCTGCCCGGAGGTTCGGGCCGAGCACGTGGCCGTGTTCGCCACCTCCATGGGCGACAACCCCATCCACCACATGGGCCACATCCGGATGATGGGGGCCGTCCAACCGTTCCTGTCCGGGGCCATCTCCAAGACCTGCAACATGCCCGAGGACGTCACCGTCGATGACGTCGAGGAGCTGTACATGGAGTCGTGGCGGCTCGGCCTGAAGGCGGTCGCCATCTACCGGGACAACTGCAAGGTGGCTCAGCCCCTGTCCACCGGCCACGAATCGACGCCGGAGCCAGCCGCCGCCGTCGAGGATGTCACCGCGGCCCTGGCCGAACCGGTCCGCCGCCGACTGCCGCGGCGCCGCCGGTCCCGCACCCTCGAGTTCCGGGTAGCGGACTGCAAGGGCTTCGTCACCGTCGGTGAGTACGACGACGGCCGTCCGGGAGAGGTGTTCGTCCGCGTCTCCAAGCAGGGTTCGACCCTGGCCGGGATCATGGACGCCTTCGCCATCTCGCTCAGCCACGGCCTGCAATACGGCGTTCCGCTTCGGGCCTTCGTCGACGCGTTCACCGGGATGCGGTTCGAACCGGCCGGAATGACCGACGATCCCGACCTCCGAATCTCCACCAGCCTCATCGACTACCTGTTCCGACGCCTGGCCGTCGAGTACCTGACCGCCGAGGAGCGGGCCGAACTGAACATCTTGACCACTAGCGAACGCACCCAGCCCACCCTGCCCGGCGTAGAGGAGTCCGTCACCGAGACCCGTCAGGGATCCGAAGTACCGCCAGACCCCCCCACCGTTCCGTCGGCCACCCAGTTTGCCGCTCACCTGGCCCTCGGGTCCCTGGGCGCTTCCGGAGCCGACGCCCCCATGTGCATGCAGTGCGGCGTGTCCATGCAGCGCGCCGGGTCCTGTTACGTATGCGCCGACTGCGGTGCCACCAGCGGGTGCTCGTGA
- a CDS encoding nuclear transport factor 2 family protein produces the protein MTTADTLIANLLYRYAELMDAGRLEECVDLFAHARVVLDADAEPPVVVDRDGLLALWTSLIRIHADGTPRTRHLVGTPILEVDEEAGTAACRSTYTVFQQVDGGPLQPVISGRYLDRFEMVGGSWRFSERTYRADLVGDLSNHLTSRLGL, from the coding sequence GTGACCACCGCCGACACGCTGATCGCCAACCTCCTATACAGGTACGCCGAGTTGATGGACGCCGGCCGCCTCGAGGAGTGCGTTGACCTGTTCGCCCACGCCCGGGTGGTCCTGGACGCTGATGCTGAGCCCCCGGTGGTCGTGGACCGCGACGGGCTGCTGGCCCTCTGGACCTCGCTGATCCGGATCCACGCCGACGGAACCCCACGGACCCGCCACCTGGTCGGCACCCCCATCCTGGAGGTCGACGAAGAGGCGGGAACGGCCGCCTGCCGCAGCACTTACACGGTGTTCCAACAGGTCGACGGCGGGCCGTTGCAACCGGTCATAAGCGGCCGTTACCTCGACCGGTTCGAGATGGTGGGCGGGTCCTGGAGGTTCAGCGAGCGGACCTACCGGGCCGACCTGGTCGGGGACCTGTCAAACCACCTGACGAGCCGGCTCGGTCTCTGA
- a CDS encoding aminotransferase class I/II-fold pyridoxal phosphate-dependent enzyme, whose protein sequence is MAAALPGGAIDLSRGVPCDPVPAVVASALAEPGPARPYPPSVGTPELLDAVVGWCSRRIDVTLEAEQVGACVGTKELVSGLPHLLRLRNPERDTVLHPAVAYPTYAMGAVLAGCRAVPVPLDAEWRIDLSAVNEADAARALCLWVNTPGNPAGGLDDLGEAARWGRERGIPVLSDECYVEFTWSGPPRSILQHGVEGVLAVHSLSKRSNLAGLRVGFYAGDPDLAWYLRETRRHQGFLIPGPAQAAGAAALRDQAHVEVQAARYRRRLEVLVEVLGAVGVEARMPEGGFYLWAEAPGGDHMTLVRQLASELGVLVSPGTVFGPDGAGRVRVAAVVTDDELEVVRRRADSLSG, encoded by the coding sequence ATGGCGGCTGCTCTGCCCGGCGGGGCGATCGACCTGTCCCGCGGCGTACCGTGCGACCCGGTCCCTGCGGTGGTGGCCTCTGCTCTAGCTGAACCGGGCCCGGCTCGACCGTACCCGCCCTCGGTCGGGACACCAGAGCTCCTGGATGCCGTAGTCGGTTGGTGTAGCCGAAGGATCGACGTGACCCTCGAGGCTGAACAAGTCGGGGCCTGTGTAGGCACCAAGGAGCTGGTCAGCGGACTACCTCACCTCCTGAGGCTCCGTAACCCCGAGCGGGACACGGTCCTTCATCCGGCCGTGGCCTATCCCACCTACGCCATGGGAGCAGTTCTTGCCGGCTGTCGGGCCGTGCCGGTGCCGCTGGACGCCGAGTGGCGGATCGACCTCTCGGCCGTCAACGAGGCTGACGCGGCTCGGGCCCTGTGCCTGTGGGTCAACACCCCAGGTAACCCGGCGGGCGGGCTGGATGACCTAGGGGAGGCCGCCCGGTGGGGGAGAGAGCGGGGCATTCCGGTGTTGTCCGATGAGTGCTATGTGGAGTTCACCTGGAGCGGCCCTCCCCGGTCGATTCTGCAACACGGTGTCGAAGGGGTGCTAGCTGTGCACTCGCTGTCCAAGCGGTCGAACCTGGCCGGCTTGCGGGTCGGCTTCTATGCCGGCGACCCCGACCTGGCCTGGTACCTACGCGAGACCCGCCGCCATCAGGGTTTCCTGATTCCGGGTCCGGCCCAGGCGGCGGGGGCGGCAGCGCTGCGGGACCAGGCTCACGTGGAGGTCCAGGCCGCCCGCTACCGGCGACGCCTGGAGGTACTCGTCGAGGTTCTCGGAGCCGTGGGGGTCGAAGCCAGGATGCCGGAGGGCGGTTTCTACCTCTGGGCGGAGGCGCCGGGAGGCGACCACATGACCCTTGTCCGGCAGTTGGCCTCAGAGCTCGGGGTGCTAGTTAGCCCGGGCACCGTCTTCGGCCCGGACGGCGCCGGTCGGGTTCGGGTGGCTGCCGTGGTCACCGACGACGAGCTAGAGGTGGTGCGCCGTCGGGCCGACTCCCTCTCCGGCTAA